Proteins from a single region of Pseudomonas quebecensis:
- the dapE gene encoding succinyl-diaminopimelate desuccinylase, translated as MTAHADLSPTLQLAIDLIRRPSVTPIDADCQKLMMQRLGDAGFALEPMRIEDVDNFWATHGKHDGPVLCFAGHTDVVPTGPVQAWQNDPFDALIDENGMLCGRGAADMKGSLAAMLVASERFVADYPDHKGSVAFLITSDEEGPAHHGTKAVIERLAARKERLDWCIVGEPSSTTLVGDVVKNGRRGSLGATLTVRGVQGHVAYPHLAKNPIHLAAPALAELAAEHWDDGNAFFPPTSFQISNLNSGTGATNVIPGELTAVFNFRFSTESTVEGLQQRVAQILDKHGLDWHVEWALSGLPFLTEPGALLDAVSASIKAITGRETQASTSGGTSDGRFIATLGTQVVELGPVNATIHQVNERILASDLDVLTEIYYQTLIKLLA; from the coding sequence ATGACGGCCCATGCCGACCTTTCGCCGACCCTTCAACTTGCCATCGACCTGATCCGTCGTCCCTCGGTCACGCCGATCGACGCCGATTGCCAGAAGCTGATGATGCAGCGCCTGGGCGACGCCGGTTTTGCGCTGGAGCCGATGCGCATCGAGGACGTGGACAACTTCTGGGCCACCCATGGCAAGCACGACGGCCCGGTGTTGTGCTTCGCCGGTCACACCGATGTGGTCCCGACCGGCCCCGTGCAGGCCTGGCAGAACGACCCATTCGACGCCTTGATCGACGAGAACGGCATGCTCTGCGGGCGTGGCGCAGCCGACATGAAAGGCAGCCTGGCGGCCATGCTGGTAGCGTCCGAGCGCTTCGTCGCCGACTACCCGGACCACAAGGGCTCGGTGGCCTTCCTGATCACCAGCGATGAAGAAGGCCCGGCGCACCATGGCACCAAGGCCGTGATCGAGCGCCTGGCCGCGCGCAAGGAGCGCCTGGACTGGTGCATCGTCGGCGAACCGTCGAGCACCACCCTGGTCGGCGATGTGGTCAAGAACGGGCGCCGTGGCTCACTCGGCGCCACGTTGACCGTGCGCGGCGTGCAAGGCCACGTGGCCTACCCGCACCTGGCGAAGAACCCCATCCACCTGGCCGCGCCGGCACTGGCCGAGCTGGCCGCCGAGCATTGGGACGACGGCAACGCGTTCTTCCCGCCTACCAGTTTCCAGATTTCCAACCTCAACTCCGGCACCGGCGCCACCAACGTGATTCCCGGCGAGCTGACGGCAGTGTTCAATTTCCGCTTTTCCACCGAGTCCACCGTGGAAGGTCTGCAGCAACGAGTTGCGCAGATTCTCGACAAGCACGGCCTGGACTGGCACGTGGAATGGGCGCTGTCGGGGCTGCCGTTCCTGACCGAACCGGGAGCGTTGCTGGATGCGGTGTCGGCCAGCATCAAGGCGATCACCGGTCGCGAGACCCAGGCGTCCACCAGTGGCGGCACGTCCGATGGCCGCTTCATTGCGACCCTTGGCACACAAGTGGTCGAACTGGGGCCGGTCAACGCGACCATCCACCAGGTCAATGAACGCATTCTGGCCAGCGACCTCGATGTACTGACAGAAATCTATTACCAGACCCTGATCAAGTTGCTCGCCTGA
- a CDS encoding aminotransferase class V-fold PLP-dependent enzyme, translated as MLVPSPWRADFPAIATLQRQDQTYLDNAATTQKPQALLDAISHYYANGAANVHRAQHLPGAHATQAFEDSRSKVAQWLNAGDSGQIVFTHGATSALNLLAYGLEHLFTAGDEIVISALEHHANLLPWQQLAERRELQLVVLPLNDDGVIDVEAAAGLIGPRTRLLAVSQLSNVLGAWQPLETLLAMARAHGALTVVDGAQGIVHGRHDVQALGCDFYAFSSHKLYGPDGVGVLFGRNEALHGLRHWQFGGEMVQQADYHSASFRPAPLGFEAGTPPIAGVIGLGATLDYLSSLDPQAVLAHEAALHDYLLRGLKARNGVRVLGSPQAALVSFVVDGIHNADLAHLLTEQGIAVRAGHHCAMPLLKAMHLSGAVRVSLALYNDSDDLERFFGALDQALEMLR; from the coding sequence ATGCTTGTGCCCTCCCCCTGGCGCGCGGACTTTCCGGCGATCGCCACCCTGCAACGGCAGGACCAGACCTATCTGGACAACGCCGCCACCACGCAGAAACCCCAGGCGCTGCTGGACGCGATCAGCCATTACTACGCCAACGGCGCAGCCAATGTACACCGCGCCCAACACTTGCCCGGCGCTCATGCGACCCAGGCCTTCGAAGACAGCCGCAGCAAGGTTGCACAGTGGTTGAATGCAGGTGACAGCGGGCAAATCGTATTTACCCATGGCGCAACGTCTGCGCTGAACCTCCTGGCCTATGGCCTTGAGCACTTATTCACAGCGGGCGATGAAATCGTTATCAGCGCCCTGGAACACCACGCCAATCTACTGCCGTGGCAGCAACTGGCTGAACGTCGCGAGTTGCAGCTGGTGGTATTGCCACTCAATGATGACGGCGTGATCGATGTTGAAGCCGCCGCCGGATTGATCGGTCCCCGCACGCGCCTGCTGGCGGTGAGCCAGTTGTCCAATGTATTGGGAGCCTGGCAACCGCTGGAAACCTTGCTGGCCATGGCCCGAGCCCACGGCGCCCTGACCGTGGTGGATGGCGCCCAGGGTATCGTCCATGGTCGCCATGACGTGCAGGCCCTGGGCTGCGACTTCTATGCCTTTTCCAGCCACAAACTGTACGGCCCGGACGGCGTCGGCGTGTTGTTTGGCCGCAATGAGGCCCTGCATGGCCTGCGCCACTGGCAATTTGGCGGCGAGATGGTCCAGCAGGCGGACTATCACAGCGCCAGCTTCCGTCCCGCGCCGCTGGGTTTCGAAGCCGGCACGCCGCCGATCGCCGGCGTGATCGGCCTGGGCGCGACCTTGGATTACCTCAGCTCGCTGGACCCTCAGGCGGTTCTCGCCCATGAAGCCGCGCTGCATGATTACCTGCTGCGCGGCCTGAAAGCCCGCAACGGCGTGCGCGTGCTGGGCTCGCCGCAGGCCGCGTTGGTCAGCTTTGTGGTCGACGGCATCCATAACGCCGACCTCGCGCACCTGCTCACCGAGCAAGGGATTGCCGTACGCGCCGGCCATCACTGTGCAATGCCGCTGCTCAAGGCGATGCACTTGTCGGGGGCGGTCCGTGTATCCCTGGCGCTGTACAACGATTCCGATGACCTGGAACGCTTCTTCGGCGCGCTGGATCAGGCGCTGGAGATGTTGCGATGA
- a CDS encoding cold-shock protein → MATRETGNVKWFNDAKGYGFIQREDGQDVFVHYRAIRGEGHRSLAEGQQVEYAVVSGEKGLQAEDVVGL, encoded by the coding sequence ATGGCAACGCGTGAAACCGGCAATGTGAAGTGGTTCAACGATGCAAAGGGCTATGGCTTCATTCAGCGTGAGGACGGCCAGGATGTGTTTGTGCACTACCGCGCCATTCGCGGTGAAGGCCACCGCTCCCTGGCCGAGGGCCAGCAGGTGGAATACGCCGTGGTGAGCGGCGAGAAGGGTTTGCAGGCTGAGGATGTGGTCGGCCTGTAG
- a CDS encoding glycosyltransferase, with protein sequence MASRKFGLNLVVVLAIAALFTGFWALINRPVSAPNWPEQISGFSYSPFQQGQYPQKDQYPTDEQMRQDLAIMSKLTDNIRTYSVDGTLGDIPKLAEEFGLRVTLGIWISPDLERNEREIQRAIEIANSSRSVVRVVVGNEALFREEITPEALIVLLDRVRGAVKVPVTTSEQWHIWEHNPQLAKHVDLIAAHILPYWEHIPVDKAGQFVLDRARDLKKTFPKKPLLLSEVGWPSNGRMRGGADASPADQAIYLRTLVNKLNRQGYNYFVIEAFDQPWKASDEGSVGAYWGVFNAARQQKFNFEGPVVAIPQWRVLAIGSVVLALLSLTLLMIDGSALRQRGRTFLTFIAFLCGSVLVWIGYDYSQQYSTWFSLTVGFLLALGALGVFIVLLTEAHELAEAVWTHKRRREFLPVVGDSDYRPKVSIHVPCYNEPPEMVKQTLDALAALDYPDYEVLIIDNNTKDPAVWEPVRDYCETLGPRFKFFHVAPLAGFKGGALNYLIPHTAKDAEVIAVIDSDYCVSPNWLKHMVPHFADPKIAVVQSPQDYRDQNESTFKKLCYAEYKGFFHIGMVTRNDRDAIIQHGTMTMTRRSVLEELGWADWCICEDAELGLRVFEKGLSAAYYHDSYGKGLMPDTFIDFKKQRFRWAYGAIQIIKRHTASLLRGKDTELTRGQRYHFLAGWLPWVADGMNIFFTVGALLWSAAMIIVPTRVDPPLLIFAIPPLALFVFKVGKIIFLYRRAVGVNLKDAFCAALAGLALSHTIAKAVLYGFFTTSIPFFRTPKNADNHGFWVAISEAREEMFIMLLLWGAALGIYLVQGLPSNDMRFWVVMLLVQSLPYVAALIMAFLSSLPKPAPAVEPAPAA encoded by the coding sequence ATGGCATCGCGTAAATTTGGACTCAACCTGGTGGTGGTGCTGGCAATTGCCGCGCTGTTCACCGGCTTCTGGGCGCTGATCAACCGCCCGGTCTCCGCACCCAACTGGCCTGAACAAATCTCCGGGTTTTCCTACTCGCCGTTCCAGCAAGGCCAGTACCCGCAAAAAGACCAATACCCCACCGATGAACAGATGCGTCAGGACCTTGCGATCATGAGCAAGCTGACGGACAACATCCGTACTTACTCGGTCGACGGCACCTTGGGGGATATTCCCAAACTGGCCGAAGAGTTCGGCCTGCGAGTAACCCTGGGGATCTGGATCAGCCCGGACCTGGAGCGCAACGAACGCGAAATCCAGCGCGCCATCGAGATCGCCAACAGCTCGCGCAGCGTTGTGCGCGTGGTGGTGGGCAACGAAGCGTTGTTCCGCGAGGAAATCACCCCTGAGGCCCTGATCGTGCTGCTGGACCGCGTGCGCGGTGCCGTCAAAGTTCCGGTGACCACTTCCGAGCAATGGCACATCTGGGAACACAACCCACAACTGGCCAAGCACGTTGACCTGATCGCCGCGCACATCCTGCCGTACTGGGAACATATTCCGGTGGATAAAGCCGGCCAATTCGTACTCGACCGCGCCAGGGACCTGAAGAAAACCTTCCCGAAAAAACCGCTGCTGCTGTCGGAAGTCGGCTGGCCGAGCAACGGCCGCATGCGCGGCGGGGCTGACGCATCGCCCGCTGACCAGGCGATTTACCTGCGTACGCTGGTGAACAAGCTCAATCGCCAGGGCTACAACTACTTTGTGATCGAGGCGTTCGACCAGCCGTGGAAGGCCAGTGATGAAGGCTCGGTCGGCGCTTATTGGGGCGTGTTCAACGCCGCGCGCCAACAGAAATTCAACTTCGAAGGGCCGGTCGTGGCGATTCCGCAATGGCGCGTGCTGGCCATCGGCTCGGTGGTGCTGGCACTGCTGTCCCTGACCCTGCTGATGATCGACGGCTCGGCCCTGCGCCAGCGCGGCCGGACGTTCCTGACCTTTATCGCGTTCCTGTGCGGTTCGGTGCTGGTCTGGATCGGCTACGACTACAGCCAGCAATACAGCACCTGGTTCAGCCTGACCGTCGGCTTTTTGCTGGCGCTCGGTGCACTGGGCGTGTTCATCGTGTTGCTGACCGAAGCCCACGAACTGGCCGAAGCGGTGTGGACCCACAAGCGTCGGCGTGAATTCCTGCCGGTGGTCGGCGATTCGGACTACCGCCCGAAAGTATCGATCCACGTGCCGTGCTACAACGAGCCGCCGGAGATGGTCAAACAGACCCTGGACGCCCTGGCCGCCCTCGATTACCCGGACTACGAAGTCCTGATCATCGACAACAACACCAAGGACCCGGCCGTCTGGGAGCCGGTGCGCGATTACTGCGAGACCCTCGGTCCACGTTTCAAGTTCTTCCATGTCGCGCCACTGGCCGGCTTCAAGGGCGGCGCGCTGAACTACCTGATCCCGCACACCGCCAAGGACGCCGAAGTGATCGCGGTGATTGACTCCGACTACTGCGTGTCGCCCAACTGGCTCAAGCACATGGTGCCGCACTTCGCCGACCCGAAAATCGCCGTGGTGCAATCGCCGCAGGATTATCGCGACCAGAACGAGAGCACCTTCAAGAAGCTCTGCTACGCGGAATACAAAGGCTTCTTCCATATCGGCATGGTCACCCGCAACGACCGCGATGCGATCATCCAGCACGGCACCATGACCATGACCCGCCGCTCGGTGCTCGAAGAGCTGGGCTGGGCCGACTGGTGCATCTGTGAAGACGCCGAACTGGGCCTGCGGGTATTCGAGAAAGGTCTGTCGGCGGCGTATTACCACGACAGCTACGGCAAAGGTTTGATGCCCGATACCTTCATCGACTTCAAGAAACAGCGTTTCCGCTGGGCCTACGGTGCGATCCAGATCATCAAGCGCCACACCGCCAGCCTGCTGCGCGGCAAGGACACCGAGCTGACCCGTGGCCAGCGTTACCACTTCCTGGCGGGCTGGCTGCCGTGGGTGGCGGACGGCATGAACATCTTCTTCACCGTCGGCGCGCTGTTGTGGTCGGCGGCGATGATCATCGTGCCGACGCGGGTCGACCCGCCATTACTGATTTTCGCGATTCCGCCATTGGCGTTGTTCGTGTTCAAGGTGGGCAAGATCATCTTCCTGTACCGCCGTGCGGTGGGCGTGAACCTCAAGGATGCGTTCTGCGCAGCCCTGGCCGGGTTGGCGTTGTCCCACACCATCGCCAAGGCGGTGCTGTATGGCTTCTTCACCACCAGTATTCCGTTCTTTCGTACACCGAAAAACGCGGATAACCACGGTTTCTGGGTGGCGATTTCCGAAGCCCGCGAAGAAATGTTCATCATGCTGCTGTTGTGGGGCGCGGCGCTGGGGATCTACCTGGTGCAGGGCCTGCCGAGCAATGACATGCGCTTCTGGGTGGTGATGCTGCTGGTGCAGTCGCTGCCGTACGTGGCGGCGCTGATCATGGCGTTCCTGTCGTCGCTGCCCAAACCGGCGCCGGCGGTGGAGCCCGCGCCGGCCGCGTAA
- a CDS encoding arsenate reductase, with product MKKARTWLDEHAVNYEFHDYKTAGIDREHLTQWCNEHGWQVVLNRAGTTFRKLEDERKADLDQSKAIELMLAQPSMIKRPVLDLGDRTLIGFKPDIYSAALK from the coding sequence ATGAAAAAGGCGCGTACCTGGCTCGATGAGCACGCGGTGAATTATGAGTTCCACGACTACAAAACGGCCGGTATCGACCGCGAACACTTGACCCAATGGTGCAACGAGCACGGCTGGCAAGTGGTGTTGAACCGCGCGGGCACCACCTTTCGCAAACTCGAAGACGAACGCAAAGCCGATCTCGATCAGTCGAAAGCCATTGAATTGATGCTCGCGCAACCCTCGATGATCAAGCGCCCGGTGCTGGATCTCGGCGACAGAACCCTGATTGGCTTCAAGCCAGACATTTATTCGGCGGCCCTCAAGTAG
- the dapD gene encoding 2,3,4,5-tetrahydropyridine-2,6-dicarboxylate N-succinyltransferase, whose amino-acid sequence MSHSLFSLGFGVGTQNRQGAWLEVFYAQPLLNPSVEIVAAIAPILGYSEGNQAITFTVTLALQMADALKGVDATQAALLSRLAESHTPLVATLLADDAALTSTPEAYLKLHLLSHRLVKPHGLNLAGVFPQLPNVAWTSQGAIDIGELAERQLEARLRGELLEVFSVDKFPKMTDYVVPAGVRIADAARLRLGAYVGEGTTVMHEGFVNFNAGTEGPGMIEGRVSAGVFVGKGSDLGGGCSTMGTLSGGGNIVIKVGEGCLIGANAGIGIPLGDRNTVESGLYVTAGTKVALLDEQNQLVKVVKARELAGQPDLLFRRNSETGAVECKTHKSAIELNEALHAHN is encoded by the coding sequence ATGTCCCATTCCCTGTTCAGCCTGGGCTTCGGCGTCGGCACTCAGAACCGCCAAGGCGCTTGGCTGGAAGTGTTCTACGCACAGCCGTTGCTCAACCCTTCGGTTGAAATCGTCGCGGCCATCGCGCCGATCCTCGGTTACAGCGAAGGCAACCAGGCCATCACGTTTACCGTCACTCTGGCCCTGCAAATGGCGGATGCGCTCAAAGGCGTCGATGCTACCCAGGCCGCGCTGCTCAGCCGTCTGGCCGAAAGCCACACGCCGCTGGTCGCCACCTTGCTGGCCGACGACGCCGCGCTGACCTCCACGCCTGAGGCCTACCTCAAGCTGCACCTGCTGTCCCATCGCCTGGTCAAGCCCCATGGCCTGAACCTGGCCGGTGTATTCCCGCAACTGCCGAACGTGGCGTGGACCAGCCAGGGCGCGATCGACATCGGCGAACTGGCCGAGCGTCAACTGGAAGCGCGCCTGCGTGGCGAGCTGCTGGAAGTGTTCTCGGTGGACAAGTTCCCGAAAATGACCGACTACGTGGTCCCGGCCGGTGTGCGCATCGCTGACGCCGCGCGCCTGCGCCTGGGCGCCTATGTCGGCGAAGGCACCACCGTGATGCACGAAGGTTTTGTCAACTTCAACGCCGGCACCGAAGGCCCGGGCATGATCGAAGGCCGCGTATCGGCCGGTGTATTCGTCGGCAAGGGTTCGGACCTGGGCGGCGGTTGCTCCACCATGGGCACCCTGTCGGGCGGTGGCAACATTGTGATCAAGGTCGGCGAAGGCTGCCTGATCGGGGCCAATGCCGGTATCGGTATCCCGCTGGGCGATCGTAATACCGTGGAGTCGGGCCTGTACGTCACCGCCGGCACCAAGGTTGCGCTGCTCGACGAGCAGAACCAACTGGTGAAGGTGGTCAAGGCGCGCGAGCTGGCCGGCCAGCCCGACCTGCTGTTCCGTCGCAACTCCGAGACCGGTGCCGTGGAGTGCAAAACCCACAAATCGGCCATCGAACTGAACGAAGCGCTGCACGCTCACAACTAA
- a CDS encoding SufE family protein, whose amino-acid sequence MNLPTQAASALEAFQAVGSWEQRARMLMQWGERLPALADEDKVDANLVQGCESLVWLVGRLESDHWQFAASSDARMIRGLVALLLARVNGLSSAQLQVVDLPDWFNQLGLSRQLSPSRSNGLNAVLQRMRTLSQTQN is encoded by the coding sequence ATGAACTTGCCCACGCAGGCCGCGAGTGCGCTTGAAGCGTTTCAAGCCGTCGGCAGCTGGGAACAACGCGCCCGAATGCTGATGCAGTGGGGCGAACGCCTGCCCGCCTTGGCGGATGAAGACAAGGTCGATGCCAACCTGGTGCAGGGCTGCGAGAGCCTGGTGTGGTTGGTTGGCCGGTTGGAGAGCGACCACTGGCAGTTCGCCGCCAGCAGCGATGCGCGGATGATTCGTGGGTTGGTGGCATTGCTGCTGGCGCGGGTCAACGGATTATCGAGCGCGCAGTTGCAGGTGGTCGACTTGCCCGACTGGTTCAATCAACTCGGGCTTTCCCGCCAACTGTCGCCGTCGCGCAGCAATGGCTTGAATGCAGTCCTGCAGCGCATGCGAACACTAAGCCAAACACAGAACTGA
- the tcdA gene encoding tRNA cyclic N6-threonylcarbamoyladenosine(37) synthase TcdA, protein MSTEDPRFAGVARLYGIEGLERLKAAHVAIVGIGGVGSWAAEAMARCGVGEISLFDLDDVCVSNSNRQLHALDSTVGKPKVEVMAERLRGINPECTVHAVADFVTRDTMAEYITPNIDCVIDCIDAVNAKAALIAWCKRRKIQIITTGGAGGQIDPTLIQVCDLNRTFNDPLASKVRSTLRRDYGFSRTVTRHYSVPCVFSTEQLRYHKPDGSICLQKSFVGDGVKLDCAGGFGAVMMVTATFGMVAATKAVDKIVAGVRRPSERVKPT, encoded by the coding sequence ATGAGTACAGAAGATCCGCGGTTTGCAGGCGTTGCCCGTTTGTATGGCATTGAGGGCCTGGAACGCTTGAAAGCGGCCCATGTGGCGATCGTCGGCATCGGCGGCGTGGGCTCGTGGGCGGCTGAGGCCATGGCCCGCTGCGGTGTCGGCGAGATTTCGCTGTTTGACCTGGACGACGTCTGCGTCAGCAACAGCAACCGCCAGTTGCACGCCCTCGACAGCACCGTGGGCAAGCCCAAGGTCGAGGTCATGGCCGAACGCCTGCGCGGCATCAACCCGGAGTGCACGGTGCATGCGGTGGCGGATTTCGTGACCCGCGACACCATGGCCGAGTACATCACGCCGAACATCGATTGCGTGATCGACTGCATCGACGCCGTCAACGCCAAGGCCGCGCTGATTGCCTGGTGCAAGCGCCGCAAGATCCAGATCATCACCACCGGCGGCGCGGGTGGGCAGATCGACCCGACACTGATCCAGGTCTGCGACCTGAACCGTACTTTCAACGACCCACTGGCCTCGAAAGTGCGCTCCACGTTACGCCGCGACTATGGTTTCTCCCGCACCGTGACCCGTCACTACAGCGTGCCGTGCGTGTTTTCCACCGAACAACTGCGCTATCACAAGCCGGATGGCAGCATCTGTTTGCAGAAAAGCTTCGTGGGCGATGGGGTGAAACTGGACTGCGCCGGTGGGTTTGGCGCGGTGATGATGGTCACCGCGACCTTCGGCATGGTGGCGGCGACCAAGGCGGTGGACAAAATTGTGGCCGGGGTGCGCCGGCCGTCGGAGCGCGTCAAGCCCACCTGA
- a CDS encoding putative RNA methyltransferase, translating to MLACPICSAPLNAVDNGVACPAGHRFDRARQGYLNLLPVQHKNSRDPGDNLAMVEARRDFLNAGHYAPVARRLAELAAERAPQRWVDIGCGEGYYTAQIAEALPHADGYALDISKEAVKRACRRNPALTWLIASMARVPLADASCQFLASVFSPLDWQEAKRLLSPGGGLMKVGPTRGHLMELRERLYDEVREYTDDKHLALVPSGMSLAHSEILEFTLSLADPRDRANLLAMTPHGWRASAERRAEVIEAVEPLKVTVSMRYDYFVLQ from the coding sequence ATGCTCGCCTGCCCCATTTGCAGCGCTCCGCTCAACGCAGTGGACAATGGCGTGGCGTGCCCGGCCGGGCATCGATTCGATCGTGCGCGCCAGGGTTACCTGAACCTGTTGCCGGTGCAGCACAAGAACAGCCGCGACCCCGGCGACAATCTGGCCATGGTCGAGGCCCGTCGCGACTTCCTCAATGCCGGGCACTACGCCCCGGTGGCCAGGCGCCTGGCTGAACTGGCCGCTGAACGTGCACCGCAGCGCTGGGTGGATATCGGCTGTGGCGAGGGCTATTACACTGCGCAGATCGCCGAGGCGCTGCCCCATGCCGACGGCTACGCGCTGGATATTTCCAAGGAAGCGGTCAAACGCGCGTGCAGGCGCAACCCGGCGCTGACCTGGTTGATCGCCAGCATGGCTCGCGTGCCGTTGGCCGACGCCAGTTGCCAGTTCCTGGCCAGCGTGTTCAGCCCGTTGGACTGGCAGGAAGCCAAGCGCCTGCTCAGCCCCGGCGGCGGCTTGATGAAGGTCGGCCCTACCCGCGGCCACCTGATGGAGCTGCGCGAACGTCTGTATGACGAAGTGCGCGAATACACCGACGACAAGCACCTGGCCCTGGTGCCATCGGGCATGAGCCTGGCACACAGTGAAATCCTCGAATTCACACTGAGCCTGGCCGATCCCCGGGACCGCGCCAACCTGCTGGCCATGACGCCCCACGGCTGGCGGGCCAGCGCCGAACGCCGCGCCGAAGTGATCGAAGCGGTTGAGCCGCTTAAGGTCACGGTGTCGATGCGCTACGATTATTTCGTGCTTCAATAA